From the Schistocerca piceifrons isolate TAMUIC-IGC-003096 chromosome 2, iqSchPice1.1, whole genome shotgun sequence genome, the window CTCATTTTGGCTTCATTCAGCTTATGTTCATCTTCCAGGCTTTGACCTTTTTATAAATCAAAGATGAAACAAGCTCTTTGTTTTCTCACCAACTTTCTAACATAACTATTGAACCACGGTgatccttttccatccttcacaagCTAGCTTGGCATATTGTACGaggctgttcaataagtaatgcaacacattttttctgaaatcaggttggttttacacaggattccagtacaccgtattatttcccaatttttggctacaaaactttaTGTTTCAGCATAATCTCCTTTCAGTGCAATCACTTCATGGCACCTTAATGGAAGGGAAGGTATGCACTCATGGTATCACTCTATGGGTTCccgtcagagccaatgtcttgctgtagcaataacctccccataatcgagatactgcttcccacagagtgcatcctaCATTGTGCCAAACAGGTTGAAGTCATAAGGTGTGAGatacaggctgtagggtggatgatgatgatgaacagtccagtgaagttttgtgagctgctcttggGTGCACATActtgtgtggggccttgcattgtcatggataaGGAGAAGTctgttgcatttttgtggcgatggaaCATGCTGAAGCCCTTTATTCAGTTTCCTTAGGGTATCACAGTACACTTcacagttgattgttgcaccacgagataggacatcaaacagaataacccgttcAGTGTCCCAGAGGACCGTCActgtgactttaccagctgagggtgcagctttgaacttttgctTTGGAGAGGAGGTGGTATGGCTCTACTCCACGGATTGTCATTTTGTTTCTAGctcgaagtgatgaaaccatgtttcattgcctgtggtgGTGAtttacaaaaaattgtcatgatcagcttCATAATGGACAAGCAGTACCACACAGatagtccttcattgctctttatggtcttctattaggcggtgaggaacccagcaAGCACATACCTATGCATAACTCTCTCATTGTGTAGATAAGAAGATGAAGTCTCCCCTATTGCATTAGTGTGATCAGAAAACACATTTTCACCAAGTTCTCTCTGGAAGTGCTTAGCCACTACCACTCATATTGCAGGTCGCCTGTAAGAGCATCCATTTGTCATGTTTGACCCACCTGTGACGCTTACTTTTACCCAGACCATTCAAAATCTGCACTAAACCACTAGATATTATCAAATTCTGTACTGAAATAAATACACCACCACAATTAGTGTCTAATCTGTCTGTGTGATAtatattccaatctgagtttagcatTTTGTTGCTATCGTCTCCTCATCTCAACCAACTTcgtgttcctaatactatctgtgcattattacctttaaaaatttataataattcaGGAACATTACCTTGTTTCTTCTTGCAGTTTTTATTGGATTGCATTAATCTCTTCTACTTCCCTTCTATGAGGAAGAGCATTTCCTGAAAATCACATGACTGATCAATTCAGTTCCAACAGGCAATTCGATAGTGATCTCAAGGTGGTGTTCCTCAAAGCATTTTTTCATAGCTTGCATTTTTTCATAACTTGAACAGCAATCATAAAAACATTAGTTCACAGTGCAGATTAGCAACAAATCTGTAAACTTCCTGTACCCAGCTATTGACATCAAAACacaaacacattgtttcaaaatgtaTAGATAAACAACTACTACAGATACAATattttcttgctcacaacacccagtAGCACACACACGCAACTTTCCACTCAAGGGTGCACAGACTTTTCTCTGTGCCAACACCCAAAGAAGATTTCAAAGCAAAGTTAGACACAATAAAATTTATTCAAGAGGTGCTGCAGATTTTAAGTTGGTGGACTTGTATATGGAAACATGTAGGCTTGAACTAGCTGTACTACAAAACATCAATATTCATGGAATGTGCAAGATTTTTACTTGCCTAACAATATTACCTAATAAAAGACTGTGGTAAACTGGTGAACAGAAAAAAATGCCGGACAAGAAAGAACCCATTTAATTTCTAAGTTGACACTAACCAGAAAACTATATTATAAGACAATGAAAGGATATGGTGTAAAAGCTACTAAGTCAACTTATGCCATTGAGTAATGATGTATGCATGGAATAGAGTTCAGCACGTTTCAGTTAGTCATCCTAAATAATATGATATATGATGTTTTTAAACAGTTCTCATTAATTCATTCAGCTTATGTTGGACAATTTATGAAGTAATTAGGGATACATTTACAGTGATATAATGTATCTAGTTTACACATAAATCTATGTTCATTTCATTCTTGCAGAATTCATACAAGGTGTTTCCCAGTTCAGTGTAAAAGGAGATAAGGAATCAAAACTGAGGTTTGCATTCAGAATATATGATATGGACAATGATGGGTACATATCCAATGGGGAACTGTTTCAGGTAATTCTTCCCCCTACTGACATGGATTAAACATACTGTAGAAAATCGTTGAATATCCACATCATGTTTTCTTTTTCAGGTGCTAAAAATGATGGTTGGTAACAATTTGAAGGACACACAGCTTCAGCAAATTGTTGATAAAACAATATTATTTGCTGACAAAGATGAGGATGGGAAAATTAATTTTGAAGAGTTTTGCTCTGTAAGTATGTTTAATCATGTAATAGCAGTGGTAGTGGTATTAATTGTTGACTGCACTATCTTTACTACTATAAATTTTACTCGAGTAAACACAAAGGAGTTTAAAATACATGGTGTTTCAAGGAGAGTCATCCATTTTCACAGGACTATATTGTCtaaatgaatgaagatagaaactttggCTAAATTTTAATATGATCAGacttttcatttacctttcagaaATATTCAATGTGCCCTCCATTGGACACTTTACAGACATTCAGACAATAACCAAACTTATTCCATACTTGTATGATATCAGGAATGAGTACATTCACTGCTGTTGCTGTAAAGATTACATTTTAGCTCAAGTTGTTGGAAGGGGAGGCACAAAGCTGGAATCtttcacatgatgatgatgatgatgataaatgtaCCATGAGATCAGGCAAACTCTGAGGCTGATGGTGCAGTACAAGATCCTTGTGCCCCTTACGGCCACTCCATCATTGAGATAGCTCATTGTTAAGAAGTGCTCTATTGCAGTGGTGCTCTGACCTGTTGAAAAGTGAAATTTTTGGAGAATTTCTCAACTAGACCATGATATGTCTTTTGTGTACCCTATAGTCATTATTTTAGTAGTTTATTTTTCCACTTAAATGGAACATAGCTTTATCACTGAACTTCAAACATAAAAGGGAATTGTTGCCTTACATCTCCACACTCAGAATAAATTTGCAAAACtctgcatattgttttgtagcccCATCATGGGAGGATTGTAGCAACTGAATCAGATATAGTTCAAAACACAAATTTCACCACAAAACATACTAGTCAGTTGCATGAGAAATTACAAACTCATGGCTGGTATGACAAGCAGACTAGTCTAGACCATGTATGGTAATGTGCTCCAGGTCTTGAAACACCACAAAAGGGCATCCTGTGGATTGTTGCTAACATAAACAGCCAGTGTCTTGAAACTGCTGCTGTTGCCATCAAATTATTTGAGTTATAGGACGCGCAGTCTCATACTCTCAATCAGTATCACGCCACACAGTTGTGTCAGTTGAAAAAGAGAATGCTAAACATCTTTTGCCATTGTGTAATAGTCAATTTGACTttaaacagtattatgagaaggaaagttgctagtcaccacatagcggagataccaagtcacagataggcacaataaggAGATTTTCACACTTTAatctttcggccaatggcctttgtcaacaaaacacacgcacacacacacacacacacacacacacacacacacacacacacacacacacacacacacacaaaaactgcaatctcaggcaactgaaaccacactgagactgcagttgtgtgtgtgtgtgtgtgtgtgtgtgtgtgtgtgtgtgtgtcttattgttgacaaaggccattggccgaaagctttaagtgtgaaaatctttttgttgtgcctatcagcgactcagcatcttcactacatggtgagtagcaactttccttctcataatattgttacattccaacctggattttccattgttcaatttgaCTTGACACACATGAGGTGATGAGTGAGCTGCTGCACCAGGGAGACCCCTACCAACTACCACGTGAACTGGTGGAAAGGTAAACTTTTAGTTTTGATGCGTAGCTTAAAATTTGCCCCAAACTTCTATCTTTATAAATATGTAAGATGTGGTCTCTGAATTAATCTTCTTGAACCCATTAGTTTAGCCATACTTATATAGGTTCTAAAAGTTTATCACTTTATGAGATTAACATTTCTGAAGGTTCTCCTTCATGGTCCGATccacaaaatattattattattattattattattattattattattggtaaacCATAGATTCTTATAACATTTAATAATGTGAAACAGTTTTATAAGTTTTGAATTGTCTATTTCAGGTGGTGGGCAACACAGATATTCACAAAAAGATGGTGGTTGACGTTTAACTTACAGTTGCTTCCAGCATGAATTCTAAAGCTAAGGGGATGAAGTGGTGTCTCATACTGTGAAAGTAATGTTTGATTTCACCTTTTGATCTTCCTTCTCCAGACTCTGAATAACATATAAGCGAGTGTGTTTGTTTCATACATTCTGAGGAAGCCTCGGGGTAACATTTACTCGCGAGTGTTTGTTTCATACACTGTTGATAAGTCAATACTGTAACAGTCTAAAtgtgattaacacagaaattccttttttGTGTCTTTTCTACAGTTATCTCCTATCTTCAATTTACTGCCACATATTTTCTAAGGAAGTTTCCTTGGAGTATTTTGTGCAGTGAAATCTTGTTGCATGTTTATCATATTGATgttcacattcattaatacattagTCTCACCAGgcacattaaactgtgatctttcATAAAATTTATCATGTATAAATATGTATAAAAGACGATAAACTCATTGTTACATGTTGAAGGAACTTATTCTGTATCAATTTAGTGAAACATTAAACTCTGCTGCACACATCTGTTGTTGCCAGGTAGCGTTCCTAGTCACGCTTTAATGCTCATTACCTTCTGAAGGTCACTTGCTGAACAGATTGTGGAGAAAAGTGTATATCATTCTGACTTTTCGGAATGTAATGAAGCTGTTCTCTATGTAGCTGGCACAAGTGTACAATAAAGAATAGAGAGAGGATTTGTCTTAGTGTGACAAAACTCGGTAAACCACTTCATAAACAAAGTTCTAGTTTTTCGCATATTTACATTACATGAAAATACATATTCATATAATACAATGCACTTTTACACGTTCTTATATACACAGATTCTCTGGTTACATTACAGATTCATTATGATACGGTGGATGAGATGTCTCATTTCAATATAtctcattatgttttgtttttcgaaaTACTGTTTACCCTTGTATTTCTCAATTTCTCAGTCTAAAGCTTTAATATACCATTTATAAATATAACAtgtatttgttttaaattattttacctcaagatgttttcttaaatatttgtttttatatttgaaatCTAATGTTTGTTATTGATGTGATTTGTTCCATTCAAACTGATTTAGGCATTTAAAGAAGGATTGAAATGTGATGTAGAAAATTTTGCATGTACATTTTGTGTGTTCGAATAAAATGATTTTATTACCCAGTAAAATGTATACTCTTTACCACCCTAAGACATGTATTGCCAAATACCATTTCAAATAATTGTTTCATGAACTTAGCAAACTGCATCATCAACTTAGAAACTTTGTTTGCTGGAAAGACACCCATGAAGCAGGATCACCATGCACAGCACAAGACTTTTATGTAAACTTCTCAGGTAAACACTGTGCTAACAGAAGGACTCACCCAGTGTTTCTAGAATAACAGAAAATTCAAGAAACTAAAATGACAAAGAGAATAAAACTTCCTGGTTTATCTTAACCAACAAAGATGACTCTGAAATGAAACTGGATACATATATAGACAAAGCAAGAGGTTATCCTACTTCTCCTCTCGCTCTCTACCATGTCACCAAAATGGAGACAGGGTGAaagaagatctcttctgaataatcGCCCATGCACTGCAATTAAATGTGAATAGTTTAAAGACAGACATGGAGGAAGTACAGCTTTTAATACAGGAAGGACCCTTGTGCCTATACACAAGAGAGACCCATTCAAACCTGCAGACAACATCGTGTGCTAAGGCTGCATGATCCAGATAAAGGATGAAGTAGGTTATGAGGGGCACAGGGATGAAGTGGCAATATTTGTACACAATATGCACCATTTTGTACCTTGTTGCACTTAGTCACCCACCTTAAAGTATTAGTTGTTCAGATTTACTCACCATTAAAAATAACTGTGTGTTCCTTGTATCTCCAGCCTCATGAACTGGTCAAACTCTTGACGCTGTTACCCACGAGCTACctcatctctttctctctctcggaGATAGCTATGTGCATTGTGTGCAGTTGCCCACTACATACATCTGTCTCAGAGGTCGAGTATTGGAGAGGTTTCTTATGTTGAATGATATTTGCCTCCTAAATATAGAGAAAGCGACACATTTCTGCACTGTGAACAGATCGTCTGCAGCTATTGATCTTTCACATTTTTCTCCCATGCTAGCTGAAACAGGATTTGCACTTCCGTGACCATTTTCCCATTTGGATCCATTTGCGGGATACATCAGTATCTGTGACCATGACACGTATATAAACGTTGAACAAAGCCAGATGGACACTTTACAGCAACGTGGCTGTATTCCAACACCAATCCAGCATCCAGGACATTGTTGAACATGTAACTACTGCCATCACAGGGTCACCGCTGTGACTATTCTGAAGTTATCTGTTAAACGTGGCAGATTGCGAGTCCCGTGGTGGAGCAAGGAATGCTGTTTAGCCATCAGGGATTTGTGGATGGCACTGCAAAAGTTCCCTTGTAACCTTTCTACTGATAGCAACCTTTTACATTGCTCAGGCAAAAGCTTGATGCATTATCAGAGCAAAAAGCGATTGTTGCAACAATCTTTCtgatgatgaaatcttctcgggttgtcaGCTGAGTTAAGGCATCGTTCTGTagcaacgtttcaacaagttttctacttctcatcttcaggtgaagtgtcaAGTTCACGTCCTGTCCAGTTCTTTATATCTGCTAGAGCGCAGGCTCATCTGCGTCAGCAGTGCCAATTGCATGCCTCCGGAACTGGTGCCGCAGCACATGGTGGAGTCACAGCCGGTGGTGATGGGGCCTCCCTGCATGTTGGCAGGTGAGGGCAACATGTCCTTGTAAGGCCTGTCCATTCCATCTGCTGGCGTTGCCAGTTTCACATTGGAGCATTCTCGTCGTATTTTGTTATTGCTGCATCCTATGCAGTGCTAAGTTGGAAATCACTGTCTCGGTTGACAAGGTTATCAAGGACTCTTATCTCCACAGCCTCTTCAAAGATTGATTCCCAGAACCCATTCACCCTGCACAGCGGCTTTGTTTGTTCTTAATGAAACATATGGTTTTCCTTGAGactgttctgccactgcagatttatcTGTTTGGCGTAGACGAATGCTCCTTACATGTTCTAAGCGGCACTGCAATATATATTGCTGCATCTGGCCAATGTACTGTTTGCCGTGCTCGCAGCTGATGCTGTAGACCCCAGTTATCTGTATTCCTAGTTTATCCTTCACTAAGCGTAGCATATTCTTGATTTAGGCCGATAAGCAGAAGATGGTTTTAATGTTGGTCTTTTCTAATATCTTGACAATCTTTGTTATGGGTGGCCCAGCTTATGGAAGAAATGCCAAGCCCTTAGTGTCTTCTTCACGTGTGTCTTCTCTCTTTGTCCTTCCTGACTGGAAAGCATG encodes:
- the LOC124777613 gene encoding calcineurin subunit B type 2; this encodes MGNESSLPMELCSNFDADEIRRLGKRFRKLDLDNSGSLSIDEFMSLPELQQNPLVQRVIDIFDADGNGEVDFKEFIQGVSQFSVKGDKESKLRFAFRIYDMDNDGYISNGELFQVLKMMVGNNLKDTQLQQIVDKTILFADKDEDGKINFEEFCSVVGNTDIHKKMVVDV